The Diabrotica virgifera virgifera chromosome 4, PGI_DIABVI_V3a genome segment AGCAGGAATTCAATAATTTAGGTAAATAAGTTTAAGGACCCGTTCTatagttattttaaattatttgctTATGCTTAAATCTGAAGTAAATAAAATCTTACCTGTCTTTCCTAATCTGCATTTAGTCACGCTGTTAATTTACatacaaaatttttttcagaGAAATTTACAATGAACGTAGAAGTTTCAACTTCAGGAGGAAGCAACACATCTTCGCCCAAGTTGTTGCGTACAAGTAACCCAAAAACATACTCAGACATTTCTGTTTCCAATGTAGTTTTGACTGGGACTTCTCAGAGTAATGACTCAAAGAATTTTGAAATCCTTCAATATATAAATTCCCAACCTTCTTCATCTTGTCACGTGTCATCTCCTTCGAAGAGTAGCGATTCCTCAACGAGGTCTTTTAAAAGGAGACTGGTGGAAATGCCAATTGCGGTGGAAACGTTGCCAGCGGCACCGAGTGAAGACCTCAAAAAGCAGATAGCTGGTTtaaagaaaaagttaaaaaatagaAATGGAATTATTGCGCGACTTAAGAGAAAATCGAAAACTTGCAGCAAGCgtgaaagtttaaaaaaaattttatcaaataaaagtTCGCCAGTGAAAACTTTTGTGAACATGCAGTGTCTGCACAAAAGAAAATCTGCTTGGACTATTTCGGAAAAACAATTGGCATTATCATTGTACTACAAATCCCCAGGAAAttataaatatttgttaaaaaaaacttaattttgtaCTTCCTGGAGTCTCCACCATTCAAAAATGGTTACAAGTTTATAATTTGGGTACAGGAATCAATACTACTCTTATAGATAAATTTACAATTAAAATTCAGAATATGGATGACAATGAGAGACAGTGTGCTCTCATTTTTGATGAAATTATCGTTAAAAAGGGACTTTATCATAATTAAGTTCTAGATGTTATTGAAGGATTTCAAGATTTTGGAAGTTTGGGGCGAAATTCTAAAGTCGGAGATCATTGTGTGCTTTTTTTGTTAAGAGGCCTGCTTCACAATTGGAAATTACCATTTGCATATTATGTTTCAAGTGGCCCAATAAAGTCTAACGCACTGCCTTTATTACTGAAAGAAGTTCTTCTAAAACTCTTTTCTATAGGTTTGAACCCTAAATAGTATGCGACCAAGGCTCTAACATGGTTAAAAATTTTGGAGCATCTAAGGACAATCCTATTATTGTTCTgaataacaaaaatatttatgtcatatttgaccctccacatcttcttaaaaatttaagaaacaacTTCCAGAACAAAAAGTTACGTTTTAAGATAGATGGGAAAAGTATTTCTTGGACAGATTTTACGGACACCTACAACATGGACAATAAGAGTACTTCATCTAGAAGTTTGTTGAAGATTACGAACAAACATATCAATCCAACGTCGTTCGAGAAAATGGGGGTTAAATATGCGGCTCAAGTTTTTAGCAACTCGGTGTATGCTGCAATAATTACCTGTTATGCCACAGGTCAATTAAAATCGATACCGCTATTGACACGgcaacttttattaaaaatattaatgatATATTCGATTGCCTAAATAGCAAAATTGTTAAAGATGCCAACCCATACAAATGTGGCCtatccatttataataaaataccTGAAAACACACTCAAATCGGCACtagaaatatttaataatttaaaaatttatggaGAAAACACAAAGAAAGAACAAATATATATTGTATTGGAGGCTTCATTTGGACCCTAAGAGCAGTACTATTGCTATGGAATGATCTGCAAGGAGAAGGAGTTAAGTGTGTTCTGACATCTAGGATAAACCAGGATCCtattgaaaatatattttctgtAATAAGAAACCGAGGAGGATATAATCCACAACCGGCAGTAAAAGAGTTTCGAGTGGATTTGCAACATAATATGCACATTAGATTGCAGTCAACATCTGAAGCATCCAATTGTGAATTAGATGAAACTGAAACTTTAGCTTTAGAAAGTACCAATGATCCGCATGAACACCTTACACTAACTAAAAGATGTAGAAGTTTTGGAAGAACATCAGGTTATACCTACTGATCCATCACCTTCCAAGGCATCAACTAGTAGCTTGTTACAAAGTACATCTCAAATCTTGAAAACCGAGGCCACTTTAGAAATTTGCTCCAATATTTATGTAGCTGGTTTTTATGTTTTAACCTTTTTCGGCAGCATGATTGTTTTCAGTGTAAAAAAGAACTTATTAAAGATGACTTGCTAGCGAGTTCACATGAGCTTCTCCTTCTTGCTAGAGACTGTGGCACTAAAGACTCTATTGATTATTTAAAAAGTCCAAGTGACATTATGTGTGaaattacaatatttttgttaaataaatttAACGATGTATTCAATAAGTTTAAAACTGAATACGGAGTTAAAAGTAAGattaaaaagaattaatattaagtTTGGAAAGTAATTATTTTAATTGGCTAAACACATGCACACATAATCGatacattaattaaaataaaattatttcctGCATTGAAGTGGGAAATAGAAAAAATAGCTAAAAAAAGAAGCAGCAAAGAAATCGAAGAAGCCATTAAAAAAAAGGAGGaatcaaaaaaatttaagaaaccacacagaaaaattaaaatattgtcttCTTAAGCCTAAATATCTGTTTCCCCACTGTACgttgtataataaaaatattaatagataTTATTTCAAAATCTGGTCcaaataaactaaaatttttacaatacttacccttttccttttatatttatatacatattttgtgCAGTTTAGTTTTCGTTTTTACACTGAAGGCAGTTATGAGAATATGTTTTTTCATTTTCAACATTGATTTATTTGTTAGCTACGTTTCATTTACAGTTCTGCAAATAATGCAGTTTTCTTCCCACCTGTAATGTCTACTCCAGCAAATACCGGGTGGACCAAAAGTCAGTTAACGGGTTGACCAAAAGTTTATagtaaataagtaggtacaaaGAAGTGCATGTTTTACATTTTACATTCAAAATGTAACCCACCTTCATGAATAAATTTTTGGCAACGCTTATACACAGTAAAACATTTCTTTCTACAGACTTCCAAGTTGGCACGGAGAACTTCAAATTGGAaaaatgatcaaaattagccattcaccacaccgtagTCAGTAAAtacctggtcattttgggggtGCGTGCCGCTCGCCGAATAtataatattgttttatttgagaCTGGTTTGTAGGGTATTCTATTGATTTTATTTGCTAttgatttaatttagatttatatAAATTTCCTTGCAATAAATTATTTACTTCAAGTTATATGTTTTACTAATACTAAAAATATGAAAAGAATACTTAGAAGAATTACTAACGAATAAAAACCAAGATAACATTAACGAAGAACACAATAATGTACTGGAATCCTACTTCATATTCGGTGTTCTGAATCTGAAGATCatcttcgtttttattttttcgCTTCAATATTGCTTCTTTTATTTCTTGTAGTGTTGGTTCTTCTTCCcgtttttgttctgtgttatccttttgatgttgttttacttcctggggttctgcttgtttatttgcatttaatagttcttcaaaatactccgcccatctgttcaatttttgtgttgtttctcctaaaagcacaccgtctttacctctacagtaacttgttttactctttgcagttcctcagaatttttttacttcttggtagaaatttcttatttccttgtttataTACGATTCTTCTATTGTTTTCAACTGTTGTCAAaatgttctcttttctttttctgcAGATTTGTTTTACAAATTTGTTATACTTCTCTTcttgccattttatatttttctgtcGTATCCTGTgttatatttttgtctttttctatttttgctttatttctacgTATCAATGCTCTTTTACAATCCTCGTCAAACCAGTCTCTTCGTTTCTCTGCTTGTACTTTTCCTAGACATAGTTCCGTTGCTTCTGCCATCGCTATCTGTATATCCTTCcgttcttcatcaatatcttGTGTGGTCGGGTAATGaaatctttctttttggccatttaaatttttggctgttctttggcaaattttcatatttttgaccTGTCAGTATTGTtaatacacaagttttaagataactgtttttcctttcatgagaaaaaatactttttggtcgtaaataattagtcttaatttatgtttttaatccaatctaacaagtaaatggtcaaacgacatcacacacatcttatggaaaatataatgtcacacaaaggacataaaatttacatgaatcgATTGGTCTCGCaaatctttgtttattgtctctgccgttaatggattacgtagacacgctgtatattaaaattaaacgctacagatatagatattaaaataacaaatatcttacttttttcgtGCCTTTCATTGCTTTTTATCGCAGCTGTTGCAAtattccgtgcaaaactgttgtaactgttatattagagttacaacagttttgcacggaacttatgttcaaaaacagaaaatagttaaactgttgttgttgtaatatttagccagttaagcatttgaaagttactaaagttttacaggggatagatatgcatgtttacaatcgaattccatgattacttcattttcaaacaatttttgcgttactgcagtcttgcactgagggtgcgatatagtgtttataaaaaacaaactAAAAATGCCCAATCATATAAGTACTTACTAAGAAGTCAAATAATTATCTCAAAACGTTTTTTCAATCCTATATTGACAAACATCTGGTTTTAATTATGGCATGAGTTCGACCATGCCATAATATTCTATCTCGACCAGTGGGGTTTCGATTCGAACCCTAACGGTAAACCGGGTAAACACACGGTACACAGAGAACCggtattagtccagagaaataaggtttttctcgtgacacatccccctccaggccgaaaccaaattttttgagtagtatggacatctatattattaacctatatgtttcctgcagccgattttgatgatatacatagttataaacaaatgaagatcgaaaaacggtaaattatcgcttttttcatctattaccaaaaagttaagcactttaaacaaatttgagagtaagaaactcataaatcgtataaaaaacttcaatatggcattcgctgaatatgtccaaccttattggttgcttagaaaattgcaaaataaatcataaatattgagtttttataaatattcgtaacttaggtaaaaattaacttagaatcttcttattatgcggaatgccgagacttcttgtacttaaattatattttaaatttcaaagcaattggtcaaatagtttaaaagttatttaatttatttttcccaaattcattttttttgcaacactataagtcagaaaattatgaggttacaataatacttcggacagtttatgaaagaagaacatttatactattaccttaattaaaaataaatgacaaaaaataattttaaacagtgtaaaattattttgcaaaaacatgtccattttttgcttacttataaacaattggaataactttttaaccgttacccgtagaaaaattattttttcatatttagaaagactgaatttttatacacatttagaaagaaaaacaactgttctaggatatttagggacaaagttagcccccccatttttttaattcacatgtttttgcaaaattattttgcaatatctttaattattttttgtcattttttttaaattaaattaatactgtaaattttcttctttcataaactatccaaaatattactgtaacttcatcattttctgacttacagtgttgcaaaaaaaaataattttggataaacaaattaaataacttttaaactatttgaccaattgctttggaatttagggtgcaatttaagcaccataagtctcagcattccatgtaataagaaggttctaagttaatttttacataagttataaatatttataaaaactcaaaatttatgatttatttgacaattttctaagtaaccaataaggatagacatattcagcgaacgccatattgaagttttttatacggtttatgagtttattactctcaaatttgtttaaaatacggtacatacatttgtcatttgtcaaccccctcccttccacttccccaccccttatttttaaatagggaataggggtcgtgtgctagctcatttaaaaggttactcgattctctattcagtaatataaacattaacataattatttatacagggcgttcaagaaaaaatattttaattaaattaattgacacaaaaagaagaatgtatgtaatttatttaattcaaaatacattctgctgctgtcacaaaacataaaaaaatattttttgataaataagcattgctcttcgcttaatttcaatattcaagCTGCCACCTATCTACCtacctcttggtaggttgaatattgaatttaagcgaaaaacaatatttatttgtcaaataaacatttttcactgttttctgtcagtagtagaatgtattttgatttaaataaattgcgtacgttcttctttttgtgtcaattaatttaattcaaaataatttttcttggacaccctgtataaataattatgtcaatgttaatattactgaatatagaattgaataacctttcaaatgaggtagcataCGACCCGTATTCCCTATTTataaataaggggtgggggaaatggaagggggGGGGTTGACAGATGACAAATGTgagtaccgtaaaaatgtgtcccccttagatcaaaaatcgacccgtttcttcatttccttataatttaataaatactgccaaatatcgaggtggacttttttctttggcccactctgtatatgtatgtataaaatgttcgcactttaaatttttagattcctaacctggtttaactttaaatcaattatgcatattaatacatattatgtatgttaataaaaaaaacaaatttgcgggaaaagttttattaataatattagaaatactataattaaaatcattttttaaaattagaaaatttagATATCTTTTTGTCAAGTGCTCTCTGGctttttttaaaacttatttttctgTTAATATCCCTCATTCTAATGTATGTTAGTGTTCTGCACATGCATAATATCACCTCAAATGGCATTAAGTCTCAGTTTTAAtaaattactataaaactaaTAGTTATATTATAATAGTTTTGAAAATACACAGTTATGCTAATAAACAACAATTTGTAACTAAAATAATATAGAATTACTTCAGTCGTTAAcagcttaatattttaaaaccGCCTCAATCTATTCACTTTCAACGCCACCACATACGAAATAATGCACCCAAACAATAAGCAAATATCTGTTAGGTTCCCACGTGACGTGCTGCGCGGCCGAACCAAATTTAGCGACGACAATCGGCATACCGGTTCTCTGTGTATCGTTGGTAAACAGAAGATCTTGCCTTGTTTGTTAACACAACACGTAGGTATAAAGATTTTAAAGAGAAACTACGTAGGTACCCttattttttactctttttatATTCCCATGTATAATAACAGTTTAATACCTATTTCAATCAAGAATGGTACCTAGGTACTTACATATTTTATGTAAAATACACACTAATTATCGAGATATAGTAAATTGGACTAAAGTTTAATGGCAATAAATAAACTTGACAATATCACTGTGAATGTATGGAAAACATGTGTTTTTCCAATATTCATGTTTTTTAATGCGTATTCTATATTTATTCTATTCCATTGTTTGTTTGGACTTTTACTTCTTAAAGCTCTATATTTCATAGCTCCAGGTAGATATGAcgatataaaaaaagaaaagccAACAAGTTTAGTGTAAAGCAACTCATAATTTATTGCGGccattaaaaaatatgtttcgaaaatttgttaagaattaaaagaaatataaAACATGTGTACACTATTTCAATCGAGGATTGTAATTAATGTAGACTCTCAAATAAAAGAAACGCAAACTTGAATCCGATAAGTTTATGTAATCGTTGATTAATCGATGGAATGTTGAATCGAATGACAGTTACATTATATCaaactacaaaaaaattgttttcaacAATGTAACTAATGTTAACTAacttagtaccatctttggaatataagctttcatttgacacctcatttgtcattctacctggtataatgacggagaactTACGTTCGCGGCcgggacagacggacagacagcctaggtcaaatttctcagttttagtaccattcttgaattatcagctttcatttgacacctcatttgacaTTCTAACTGGTATGGTGACGGAGTAGTTATATTCGCAATCACACGGACAGACAACCacggtcaaatttctcacttttagtaccatccttggattataagctttcatttgacacctcgtttgtcattctacctggtatacccagatagcacaagtacgttttatggacatccaatggacgtacatctgtgtacattggaacgtccaatggacgtcccgctaaggtacaatggacatccgatggacgtccaacgaacgtccagagttcacaaaattggacgtccatagaacgtccgctacaaacgtacagtgtacgttgttgaagctttcagtgtacattttatgtacattcaatgtacatctgatgtacattcaatgtacgtattatggacatttttgtagggcacttttcagaaagcaatctagtgtccataattttttgaatacatacatagcaaaaagcctttaggtataggaaatagttcctataatactaaacttatactttaaatattacacaaaataccttttttatttctctttattataactttattatgtatactttattataggaacttcattattgcacgactgcacttgcacgataaacagcaaacacaaagatatcacaggtgtattatattgtatgtaataaCTTAATAAGGACAAAATTCAGATAATGGCGCCCTATGATGTATGCACaaaagaggtttatttctgttctgttccttcctccaaacattatttcttagaacttagagtcagtacggttgtatattgcaagcgggtttgccattctgtgaattatcataaataaatcctccttcagtattccacaacaattacagcgataatcccctaaaagtacctgcctagtactaccttttacgaccgatagcgtgaagagcgacaacgttgtcaagaagattctcatttagtttggcgggaaatttaacagTTATTTAACAAAATGCACATTTAAGATATAAATTGGTAGTGTCTAattattgtaagttctataattacCGATGCGCGATGTAGCTCCGTTATTCTGAAAAAGTTTACCATAGTTCTATCATCATCTAATATtatatatgtttaattaaaataattttagtggttcagtgttttaattcgatgatgaaaaaatatgtgactacatttattagaagcttcttgtattctactaataatattgctttgattaaaacaagaagctatatataattactcataataatagtcgcattttgtgtaaaatctccatggaccacaaatggatgtccaatgtacgttgaaatcaaacgtccaatggacgtacatagtacgtccagttttggtccatggacgtttggactttaaatgtacgttatatggacgtccatcggacgttgtgtgtTATATGGGTAGTGACGGAGAAGTTATGTTCGTGGTCGGATGGACAGACGGACAgagagcctaggtcaaatttctcacctttagtaccttccttgcattatcagctttcatttgacacctcatttgttattctacctggtatagtgacggaggagttatattcgcagtcgaaCGGACAGACTACCTTGGTCAagtttctcacttttagtaccatccttggattataagctttcatttgacacctcgtttgtcattctacctggtataatgacggaggagttatattcgtggtcggatagacagacggacagagagcctaggtcaaatttctcacctttagtaccatccttggattatcagctttcatttgacacctcatttgttattctacctggtatagtgacggaggagttatattcgcagtcgaaCGGAAAGACAGAcatacatcatcatcatccagcctcaaaagtccactgctgaacataggcctcctcccctcgtttccaaccccatctatcctgcgccggtctcatccagtttttatttaccttttttaagtcgtcagtccatcccaggcaaccaaacgacgtttttataacgtagataacacgtcataaacatgaccaattgacgtgtttttaTGACGTAGTaccgacgttgaaaatcacgtgtatttgtctcatcgatttgacgtcaaaAAGGTGACGACTTTTATACGTCGGTAAATTCACGTCtttaatacagtagaaccccgtaaatccgaaccccgcaaatccgaactttcggcaaatccgaaccaacggaaaatgaaaaaaatttaaaaattcaagacaaaaacttaaaaacatgtttattatacagagtaaagccagaaaattggacaatgtaggattactaggactttgacatttaaaatttcttaaaaataaatattataagtactttaatatataggtttataaagtgtttataaaggttaaacacaaacttactttgattctctcgtagtcaacttgagtccaaatatattgtccacactcttgcgagaacgtttggctactcaaaatcacaatgaaagctttgaactactagttaaggctaactttcggataatccgaacttttcggaatccgaacaggctgtccccccaattagttcggatttgcggggttctactgtactttcaaaaagtgacctctttcagatgtttcaaaataggtAGTATAAAAAATAGTTAACATGCAACCCGTTctacgtcccatgtgtcgaagatatTATACTACCATTTGTTTAAGATCGGTTGTGCTGTGCATTAGAAGCAATCTAACATTGATActgcatgattgtaccagccctatagaattttcactatttatataagtatacctacctacttactgtgtaaaaactgaaacaacaaatatataaactaataaataatttattaacaaattatccagcatacttAATGCCTTAATTTAACGCTGTCCATTAAATCAAAAAGAATGATGAACAACTCATTTTGGAATATGTACCTGTATACAGTATAGTGGTGCATGAGCATCATTTTTCTTTGCCATCTCATAGCTAAATCTTGTAGGCTGCTGAAGCAATCTTAGAAGACTaatcattaatttaattaaactcgataacacataattagttcattaacagaaaataaacataacctcaaacagttGTCAAGAAGCAtattgcattaaactaactcactgaacaaaaacgaatacaaatctcttaattaacacgtttcttcaactaaatatctaaatgaaaagtcttattttattacacaagacacaaaccacgtaaacaataaatgagaaatttcttatgaacattatttaacgaaattgtttggagtaatctcccaattttgtgacgtcagacttaaactgtctgaaatgaaaacgtttttTCAACGTATTTttacgtcattaatcttacgtatttaaaatcacttacaaaagacgtctatatgacgtaattttCAAACACGTATATATTCGaccaaaactgacgtttcctcgacgttatatgacgtcactttGTTGCCTGggatcttgtaggcggtcgaccgacgtttctcttgtcttctcttggcctccattccaataatctcttcgtccatcgcccatctgtcattctggctatgtgtcctgcccatctccacttcaacctggctatcctctcgatgacgtcagtcacctttgttcttctcctgatttcttcgtttctgattttgtctcgcagagttattcctaacattgatcgctccattcttctctgcgtgactcttagtttggtagccgaggctttagttaaggtaagtgtttctgatccgtacgtcaagactggaaggacgcactgatcaaatacctttctctttaggcatgtgggcaactcactattaaaagtttctctcagttttccaaatgctgcccacccaagaccgattcttctcttcagctcatgagtctggttatccctgacaatcgtaatttcatgtcccaggtatttatatctatctacgagttctatttccttcccaccaatactgatgttctggttgggtaccaaatttgtcattatttttgtttttgagatgtttatatttaaacctacattttctgtagccacaacgagttcttgtaccatctctcttacAGACATACGACCtcggtcaaatttctcacctttagtatcatccttggattatcagctttaatttgacacctcatttgtcattctacttggtatactGACgcaggagttatattcgcggtctgATGGACAGagagcctagatcaaatttctcacttttagcaccatccttggattataagctttcagttgacatctcatttgtcattctacttggtataataacggaggagttatattcgcggtcggacggacagactgcctattaggtcaaatttctcacctttagtaccatcattggattataagctttcatttgacacctcatttgtcattctacctggtataatgacggaggaattatattcgcggtcggacgcggtcagacagacggacgtggataattcaaagttttcacattttttcaatatTGGTGCAAACAAAAAT includes the following:
- the LOC126883215 gene encoding uncharacterized protein LOC126883215; the protein is MNVEVSTSGGSNTSSPKLLRTSNPKTYSDISVSNVVLTGTSQSNDSKNFEILQYINSQPSSSCHVSSPSKSSDSSTRSFKRRLVEMPIAVETLPAAPSEDLKKQIAGLKKKLKNRNGIIARLKRKSKTCSKRESLKKILSNKSSPVKTFVNMQCLHKRKSAWTISEKQLALSLYYKSPGNYKYLLKKT